gcgatgggacaaggacaacccggccggccaaaccctcccctaacccggacgacactgggccaattgtgtgtcgcctcatgggtctcccgttcGCGGTGAcaaagcctggaatcgaaccaggatctgtagtgacacagctagcaccgcgatgcagtgccttagacggctgcACCAAAGGCCAGTGAACTTACAGGAATGCAGGGTTCGTCATCGTCCAGGGAGCACAAGCGCACGGTGCAGTGCAGGTACAGGTCATGAGGCTCCACAACAAAGCGGAACATGTCAAAGCTGTACCGGATGGTTGAGGCCTCTCCATTCGCACCCATTGTCGTATTGAGAAAGGTGACAGTTTTGTCATTCACACACCTGTGAGGGTTGAAAAAATCCAAGACCTTCATCATTGAATTTAACACTGATCTGCCACAATTATTAGTCTGACGTGCCAAATTGACCTCAGCCCAGCTGAACTGCTCACAGCTTGCTAAATGAATTGTTCATGTCATGTTTCAAAAGCAAAAGTAGGCATACATGTTGCCAGGGATAAATGTTGATTGTTTACTCACCCATTGCGCAGCAGGGTGTGAACAGAGCCGTCTGTCTGGTTGGGTTTGGGGGACTGTGTGGCCCAGCATTCATTCACCCTCAGGTGGAAAACGTCCTCCAGCTCCATGACCTTGATCTCCACATACACCCTGTCCCGGAGGTGGATCAGCGGTGAGCTTTGGAACGCCTCTGTGTAGGTGTGATCTGTGAAGAGGGCCATCTCCACCTTGGCATCCAACTCACCCATCCGCATCACAGTCTCACTGAACCAAAACAGCACAGGATTACTTTGAGAGAAATGCTTGTCATATCCACATTACCTGAACCAGAAGAAGACCTGCTTATAAAATCAGTGGTTAGTACGACATTACTAGCTGACCCAGCTGGCGGATAGCCGTTGCTACCTAGATAGTGTTGAGGGTAAGCAAAATATTCTACCAACACTCACTAAGTGAATATTCCTCAATGCCCCACTTGAAAGCCACAACTGTCTTCTAAAAGTCCATGGCTAGGTGCAGGTGGTTTGTTGGAATTTAGAAAACACCCAGTTAGTCAATACATTATCCTCAATTAAGTAACGCAACAACGGTGTACGCCGCTATCTTTCCCATTTCAAATCTTCTCCCATTGAGCCAGACAAGCAAGTGTCATTCAACACAAAGCTTGATTTCTGAGACAGTCATGACATGCAGCACTTGGGTGGACACCCACCCGTCTCAGTCAATGACAATTGAAATCAAGATTGCTTCACAtggcaaaagtgaaataaacattttctAAATTCCAACCACTTGCAACTAGCCATGGAGGGTTACAAGACAGTGGTGGCTTTCACATTGGGAATTGAGAAAATATAACAAAGATTAGTATAAAATTTTGCTTAACCTTAACCATCTGCCAGCTGGAACATCTAGTAATGTCAGACTAGCAAGAATAACTCCTGGAACTATTGTACAGGCTCAAACTAGAGCACAGAATTGTTCCTGGAGAGGAAACCACTGAGTATCAAATAATAAGGCAATGTGACAAACTGCATCTCAAGTGACTACTTGTTAAGTCATTCCAGTAATAGACCAGGACTACCTTTAAGTACATTAAGTTGTGATCAAGTCAATTTTTAGAGAATGGGCCTTACCTAGAGAAGGGGATGATGGGGTACGGCAAACTGACAGTGCGGATGTATGGGTAGATACACGTGTACTCAATTTTTATCATTGGGTCTCTTATTATATTTCCATAAACTTGAGGGGCCGACATGAGAGTTAGGGCGTATGCAATGTGAGTGATGTTCTTCTGTTGTAAAAAGAGAAAGCACAAAGCCAGTAAAAACAAACTTCCAGCCTCATAAGTCACCACTTGGACTTGCTGCGATAACAAGGGCAAGAACTTCTGCCCTCAAATCAGTGCATGACAGGTGACAACTATAGATCAGTGTGTTGACCCTTGAGATTAGGCCTTGAGACAGGATTATCAAAGGATAATATGAAGTGTGGGATGAATCACTTACCTCAAGTGGTTTACCACCACAGGAAATGTACTGATCCTTTGATATCCGTACTATGTAGTATGGGACATCAGACATAACCTCCTTTTGGGCACGACAAGACTCATTCTTCAAGTGCAGAGACTCCATAGGTACTTTGTAGTACTGGAAAAAGTCCTCATTCACCATGATAGTAATGTAGTCTTTGCCACACATGACATTGATGGTTGcaactaaaataaataagagCAGTTTTAGAACAAATTCCAACAGAACTATTCTAGTTATTCTGGTCTACAAAAATGTTTAAACCTTTGTCACACAGGTCTCCATAGTAGCCAACAGCACATTTGCAGCTGCTTTTGTCGAGGGATATCAAACACTTGGTTGTGTCAGTGCAGTGTGTGACAGTGCATATTCCTGAGAGAAAACATGACATCAATGGAGGCCACTCATAAAATTATCAAGTAAATACTGGCAATCTATAGAAATCAGACAAATACGTTTCTCACCAAAGACACAGTCACAGCAGAAAGTGACCACGAGGACCAAAAATACCTGGTAAATTCCACAGCAATTAACCTAcattacatttaatacattttctacattgtagtttCTTAACATGTCCTTTTGTTTCAATACAAGCATAACAGTATCTACTCACCTTCAAGTTGAATTTGAGCGCCATTGGTTATTTGCAATCTgtttccaatatatatatatatacttatttttgtACTGACTCAAATTACTGGAAGGTCAAAGTAACATGTCCTGTCTGAAGAATAGACAAAAGAAACGTAGCCTTATATACTCAACAGATCGAAATGCCTGGATCTGTAATTACCATAGACCTAGGTGATTACCTGAATGTAAAACACCTGTTTAATTTGTATCTGAGTGAATAAGCCTACCCCCAGTCACACACCTTAATTTCCCTCGGAGCACCCCAACTTCCATCGATTAACCTCATTGGCCAAGCACAGAAATGAAGTCACCCTATCTTTCTCAGCCTATCAGTAACCTAATTGCTCCAGTCAATTGCAGAACCCCCGAATCAGAAGACCGAACATTGCAGGGAGAGACATGGCTTAATAGAGAGGTTGATCATttagggatttttttttctcacaatgtTTGTCTCAATTTTTTATGGTCTTCCAATGGAGATGGCCTAGGCCAACTAGTCTAAATAGGCATAGGCTATAGCTCTGCTAGGCTACTACCCCCCCACAAAAAATATTGATAAAGTAGTTAACTTAGCCCTTGTCCCTTGGACTTGTTTAAATAAACTTTCTTCAGATAAAATGGAGCAATCTTGCCTTTCCTGAATTTATACAGGGCAGGCTGTAGGCCTAGTCATCACCAGCGGATAGCATAGGCCACACTCCTGTAGATGGCCTATGCATTTTTGCAACACTAAccaagtttccatccaaccatttcatgtggCTGAATAAcctgacacatttttttttaaagtaatgctgggctgatggaaacaggaaatgctggtacaattttataaataccaacagatccacagatgatgcaatctctattgcactccacactgccctttcccacctggacaaaaggaacacttatgtaagaatgctattcattgactacagcttagcgttcaacaccatagtaccctcaaagctcatcactaagctaaggatcctgggactaaacacctccctctgcaactggatcctggacttcctgatgggccgcccccaggtggtgagggtaggtagcaacacatctgccacgctgatcctcaacactggagctccacaggggtgtgtgctcagtcccctcctgtactccctgttcacccatgactgcatggccaggcacgactccaataccatcattaagtttgcagatgacacaacagtggtaggcctgatcaccgacaacgacgagacagcctatagggaggaggttagagacctggccgggtggtgccggaataacaacctatccctcaatgtaaccaatactaaggagatgattgtggactacaggaaaaggaggcccgagcacgcccccattctcatcgacggggctgtagtggagcaggttgagagcttcaaattccttggtgtccacatcaacaacaaactagaatggtccaaacacaccaagacagtcgtgaagagggcatgacaaagcctattccccctcaggaaacaaaaaatatttggcatgggtccagagatcctcaaaaggttctacagctgcaMcatcgagagcatcctgactggttgcatcactgcctggtaYGGCAAYTGCTCKGTCTCTGGccttaaggcactacagagggtagtacggcccagtacatcactggggctaagctScctgccatccaggacctctacacaaggcggtgtcagaggaaggccctaaaaattgtcaaagacccYAGCCATAcaagtcatagacagttctccCTACTaaagcatggcaagcggtaccggagtgccaagtctaggacaaaaagtcattttaactatacattcatgtactacctcaattgggccgaccaaccagtgctcccgcacattggctaaccgggctatctgcattgtgtcatGGATATTGCTCTTATATGTAATTTCATAATGTAGTTAGCCTGCCCGAACTGTATTTGCGAGCTGTTGTCTGGAGCGCATGTGCCAAGACCTCATTTGCTAtataacagtttttgtgacaaaaccatagatggaaacccatttaacttgtatttttcaaaCGGAAAAtgggaatttaaccacaaaagTAATTGTTATGTGCACTACACCATCGCTCACAAACGTTTATCCGCAATAAATCCGATTGATAGAAATGCAGTTCTGGTGGGAAATGTATGTGTTACTCGCAATCTATTGTAATACACTGGTCATGTTTAGGAAGTTCAATTAGCTAAATAATTAATACACTTTGAGCTCACAATATTGCTTGCCTTTGGACATAGAATGTGCTCAGAGAATAATTTTATTTAGGCTACCTCTGATATTGTGTGCTCTCTCCAGCTTGCAGCAGATCCTGACCCCAATGTGAAGAATGGCTCTGAACTCCTTGACAGACTGTTGAAGGTGAGATTATAGTACAAATCATGTCAATACATTTCCTGGAAGTTTAATGTCAGTTTAGATTGGACGTTTGGCTAGGTGAGGTGGTTAACGGTTGAGTGCTTTCAGTATAGCTAAAGCGTCAAACAGAACAAACAGTTATACACGAATGACAGCTAAGGTAAGAGATTAGTAACAAAAATGGACTTCACAGGACATTGTGACTGAGAGTAACAAGTTTGACCTGGTGGTGTTTGTCCCCCTGCTACTCCAATAACCAGTATGCCTGTCAGTTCATTATATTCTGGGTGAGTATGGCTTACCTAGATAGCCATATCAACAGACCTGCCAACCTGCATAGATTTTGTGTATCATGCACGCTTGTATGAAAACAAACTAAAATAGGCTTCTAGCTGGCACATTGTGGTTTTTGACTCAACCGTCTGAAGTTGGAGCTGAGCCAATCAGAGCACTTAGGTGAGAAGGAAGAATCTTTATCTTTCTGCTCTGGCCCGCACCCCTATTTTCCTCCCTCTAGCGGGAAAGCAGCTTTCCACTTTGACCATTGATACCACTGATGTGAGAAAATGGGTAAGAAAAAATGGAGAACAAActatttgccaaatacattttccaaaattgTATGTGTTAGACAAGCACATAACCACTTATTTCGTAGTTAGCTCCTTAGCTAAGGTGTCGTTACAAGTTTGGTAATTAGCTACAGCGTTTAGTCAGCTAAGCGAGAACACTTTCTTGCCTGCACATGCAATGATCTCAATAGTAAGAGGCGCAAGTGCATTGATGAGCAAGGAAATGGGGGATGTTGCGGTAGTTCATTGCGAGACCGCACTTAGCTTAACTGGCggctccagagatgcaacctctcatcgtcactcaatgcctaggatTACCCCCACTGTattcgcaccctaccatacccttgtctgtacactatgccctgattctatcctaccacgcccagaaatctgctccttttattctctgttcccaaagcactagacgaccagttctcgtagcctttagccgtaccctcatcctactccttctctgttcctctggtgatgtagaggttaacccaggctccgtgtgtccccaggcgctctcatttgttgacttacgcaactgtaaaagccttgggttcatgcatgttaacatcagaagcctcctccctaagtttgctttattctcTGCGTttgcacactccgccaaccctgatgtccgagctgtgtctgaatcctggcctaggaaggccaccaaaaatactgacatttccatccccaattacaacattttccgtttAGACAGAACTGCTGAAgggggcggaattgcaatctactgcagagatagcctgcagagttctgtcaaactatccaggtctatgcccaaacagttcgaggttctacttttaaacatccatctctccagaaacaagtccctcactgttgccgcttgttagacacccccctcagctcccagctgtgccctggacagcatatgtgaattgattgcSCCCCATCTATCATCAGAGTTTGTACTGCTAGGTgacgtaaactgggatatgcttaacaccccgaccgtcctacaatctaagcttgatgccctcaatctcacacaaattatcaaggaacctaccaggtacaaccccaaatccgtgaacatgggcaccctcatagatatcattctgaccaacttgccctctaaatacacatctgctgtttcaaccaggatctcagcaatcactgcctcattgcctgcgtccattatgggtccgcggtcaaacgaccacccctcatcactgtcaaacgctccctaaaacacttctgtgagcaggcctttctaattgacctggcccgggtatcctggaaggatattgagctcatcctgtcagtagaggatgcctggttgttctttaaaagtgctttcctcaccatcttaaataagcatgcccctttcaaaaaatgtagaactaagaacagatacagcccttggttcactccagacttcactgcccttgaccagcacaaaaacaccctgtggcgtactagcttcgaatagtccccacgatatgcaacttttcagggaagtcatgAACCAATActcacagtcagttaggaaagcaaaggctagctttttcaaacagaaatttgcatctagcaaattctaaaatcttcgaaagccaagtgaacaatcagataaccgaccatttcaaatcccacagtaccttctccgctatgcagtctggtttccgagctggtcacgggtgcacctcagccacgctgaaAGACTacatgatatcgtttagtaccatcacagtgccatccgttttgtcaccaaagccccatatactgtaCTACCCACCAtggcgacctgtatgctctcgttggctggtcctcactacatattcgtcgccaaacccactggctccaggtcatctaaaagtCCTTGCtgggtaaagctccgccttatctcagctcactggtcaccatagcaacatccacctgtagcacgcgctccagcaggtatatttcactggtcatccccaaagccaacacctgctttggccgcctttcattccagttctctgctgacaatGACTAGAACGAGTTGCaaatatcactgaagctggagacttatatctccctcactaagcgtcagctgtcagagcagcttaccgatcgctgcagttgTACACAGGCCATCTGTAAAtggcccatccaaccaactacctacctcatccccgtttttgtttttctgctcttttgcacaccagtatttctacctgcacatcctcatctgcacatatctctccagtgtaaattgctaaattgtaattatttctccactatggcctatttattgcctaacctccctaatcttactacatttgtacatactgtatatagattttcctattgtgttattgactttacatttgtttatcccatgtgtaactgtgtttgtgtcgcactgcttttgctttatcttggccaggtcgcagatgtaaatgagaacttgttctcaactggcctacctggttaaataaaagtgaaataaaaaaataaaaaacatccacTAATTGAATTATTCAGAATTTTCTCCCCAAACAAAATTAAGAAGCCAGTATTACATTTTCATTATCCACATAGACACTtattaattataataatattttaAACTAGAAAAATGTGAGTGTCATTGAGACCACCTCAATTTCATTTAGGATCAAAGACTTCTTTGTTAGCTGCATTGTTTGATATAACATAAGGCTTAAGTTTCAGGAAATGGCATTTACAGGTTAAAATGCCTGAGGGGGATGACCCCCTCTGGACCTCCTCCTACCCAGCCTTAGGCCCACATCAGC
This portion of the Salvelinus sp. IW2-2015 linkage group LG4q.1:29, ASM291031v2, whole genome shotgun sequence genome encodes:
- the zpd gene encoding zona pellucida glycoprotein d; translated protein: MALKFNLKVFLVLVVTFCCDCVFGICTVTHCTDTTKCLISLDKSSCKCAVGYYGDLCDKVATINVMCGKDYITIMVNEDFFQYYKVPMESLHLKNESCRAQKEVMSDVPYYIVRISKDQYISCGGKPLEKNITHIAYALTLMSAPQVYGNIIRDPMIKIEYTCIYPYIRTVSLPYPIIPFSSETVMRMGELDAKVEMALFTDHTYTEAFQSSPLIHLRDRVYVEIKVMELEDVFHLRVNECWATQSPKPNQTDGSVHTLLRNGCVNDKTVTFLNTTMGANGEASTIRYSFDMFRFVVEPHDLYLHCTVRLCSLDDDEPCIPECKSITKRAAVRGDPTQGLLSYGPIRIDIPDRPQSNLLLLMVPMAGIWVLGLFLLALITIAKAGN